In Gloeomargarita sp. SKYB120, one DNA window encodes the following:
- the rpsP gene encoding 30S ribosomal protein S16 yields MVKLRLKRFGRKGQVSYRIVAATALSRRDGKTLEELGYYNPRLSDPTQRTRLNVPAIVKWLKQGAQPTPTVRSILEKAKVFDQLHA; encoded by the coding sequence ATGGTGAAATTGCGGTTAAAGCGGTTTGGGCGCAAGGGTCAGGTGTCGTATCGGATTGTGGCGGCCACGGCGTTGTCCCGGCGCGATGGGAAAACGTTGGAGGAGTTGGGCTATTACAACCCCCGTTTATCCGACCCCACGCAGCGCACTCGTTTGAATGTGCCGGCGATTGTGAAATGGTTGAAGCAAGGGGCGCAGCCAACTCCTACTGTCCGCAGTATCTTGGAAAAGGCGAAGGTGTTTGACCAACTCCATGCCTGA
- a CDS encoding KH domain-containing protein: MPDYEGLMRFLLTPMLSHPEELRLDQEVLASGVWLRMALADADRGKVLGRGGRTLQAILTVLQAIAQLAGQSFHLDIYGLNNPPTPERSSPERSERTPARQRRGGQR; this comes from the coding sequence ATGCCTGACTACGAAGGGTTAATGCGATTTTTGCTAACCCCCATGCTCAGCCATCCAGAGGAGTTGCGGCTGGACCAGGAGGTGCTTGCCAGCGGCGTCTGGTTGCGCATGGCCCTGGCAGATGCGGACCGGGGGAAGGTCTTAGGCCGGGGCGGTCGGACGTTGCAAGCCATCTTGACCGTGTTACAAGCTATCGCGCAGTTGGCCGGCCAATCGTTTCACCTGGATATCTACGGTCTGAACAACCCCCCGACGCCAGAGCGCTCTAGCCCGGAACGTTCTGAACGAACACCTGCACGACAACGGCGTGGGGGTCAACGCTGA